In Macadamia integrifolia cultivar HAES 741 chromosome 5, SCU_Mint_v3, whole genome shotgun sequence, a single window of DNA contains:
- the LOC122079014 gene encoding cytochrome P450 84A1-like — translation MDYSALLQPTSIWLLFVLPVLFSLGLLASSSLRKLPYPPGPKGLPIIGNMNMMDQLTHRGLTKLANHYGGLLRLRLGFLHIVVVSTPYMARQVLQVQDNIFSNRPSNIAIRYLTYNRADMVFAPYGRFLRQMRKICVTRLFSRKRAESWKSVRDQVEFMIRTVASKAGEPVNIGNLAFSLAMNITYRAAFGSDILEGQEKFVSIMQEFSKLFGSFNWADYIPWIGWFDPQGLNQRLVKARKSLDVFIDKIIDEHIAKRKSSSLSDDTDMVDDLLAYYDEETKKRFESDDLKAPIILNRDNIKAIIMDVMFGGIETVASVIEWTMAELMKSPDDLKRVEQEMEDVVGLERKLQEKDIEKLNYFRCAVKETLRLHPPVPLLLHETAEDAEVGGYAIPKGARVVINAWAIGRDKDSWDEPEKFKPSRFLMEGAPDFKGCDFEFVPFGSGRRSCPGMQLGMYALELAVSHLLHCFRWELPDGMKPNEIDMNDVYGLTVPRAVRLVAVPTPRLTCPLVMSSEF, via the exons ATGGATTACTCTGCTCTGCTGCAACCTACATCTATCTGGTTGCTCTTCGTGCTGCCTGTGTTGTTTTCGCTGGGTTTGTTAGCAAGTTCGTCACTGAGGAAACTACCGTATCCACCGGGACCAAAGGGACTACCCATCATCGGGAACATGAACATGATGGACCAGCTCACTCACCGTGGACTCACTAAACTCGCCAACCATTACGGTGGTCTCTTACGACTCCGTCTGGGTTTTCTCCACATTGTGGTGGTGTCCACCCCTTACATGGCTCGCCAAGTCCTCCAAGTCCAAGACAACATCTTCTCCAATCGCCCATCCAATATCGCCATTAGGTACCTCACCTATAACCGAGCCGATATGGTCTTCGCCCCCTACGGTCGCTTCTTACGTCAGATGCGTAAGATCTGCGTCACAAGACTCTTCAGTCGCAAAAGAGCCGAGTCCTGGAAGTCCGTCCGAGACCAGGTGGAGTTCATGATCCGCACAGTGGCGTCCAAGGCCGGAGAGCCCGTCAACATCGGAAACCTCGCCTTCTCCCTTGCTATGAACATCACATACAGGGCCGCCTTCGGGTCGGATATCCTGGAGGGTCAGGAGAAGTTCGTGTCCATAATGCAGGAGTTCTCGAAGCTCTTCGGCTCTTTCAACTGGGCCGATTATATTCCCTGGATCGGCTGGTTCGACCCACAAGGACTCAACCAGAGACTCGTTAAGGCGCGCAAATCGCTCGATGTGTTCATTGACAAGATCATAGATGAACACATTGCCAAGAGGAAGAGCAGCAGCCTATCCGACGACACTGATATGGTGGATGATCTACTTGCTTACTACGATGAAGAAACCAAGAAGAGATTCGAATCGGACGACTTAAAAGCTCCCATTATTCTAAATCGAGATAACATCAAGGCCATCATTATG GACGTGATGTTCGGGGGAATAGAAACGGTGGCGTCGGTGATAGAGTGGACCATGGCGGAGCTGATGAAGAGTCCGGATGACCTGAAGAGGGTTGAACAAGAAATGGAGGATGTAGTAGGGTTGGAGAGGAAACTTCAGGAGAAGGATATAGAGAAGCTTAACTACTTCAGATGCGCAGTGAAAGAAACCCTCCGCCTCCACCCACCGGTCCCGCTCCTCCTCCACGAGACCGCGGAGGACGCGGAGGTGGGAGGCTATGCCATCCCAAAAGGTGCACGAGTGGTTATCAACGCTTGGGCCATCGGGAGGGACAAGGATTCATGGGATGAGCCTGAGAAGTTCAAGCCGTCTCGGTTCCTGATGGAGGGTGCTCCGGACTTCAAGGGGTGCGACTTCGAGTTCGTGCCGTTCGGGTCGGGTCGAAGGTCATGCCCGGGTATGCAGTTGGGGATGTACGCATTAGAGTTGGCGGTGAGTCACCTCCTACACTGTTTCAGGTGGGAGTTGCCGGACGGGATGAAACCCAATGAGATTGATATGAACGATGTCTATGGACTCACCGTTCCCAGAGCTGTTCGACTTGTAGCTGTACCCACTCCTCGACTCACCTGCCCTCTCGTTATGAGTTCTGAGTTCTGA
- the LOC122078541 gene encoding GATA transcription factor 5-like isoform X2, with protein sequence MDCVEARALKGSFRPECMAAFMKSSQQPFLDDVWFVNVPNGVSGDDLFVDELLDFSNDDVEEGPAQEQEAEKRCASVSSQEEQPFQDNSNATSFSISELSVPADDLADLEWLSHFVEDSFSEFSVAYPSSSSLMEKTENGNQTRPTPETVTETVKTPCFPAPVPCKARSKRSRTGGRVWSLGSLSFTESSCTSSSSISSTTTSSSSSSTSPFVFVESGHNIDMFYYLGKPPAKKQKKKKNKLVAEAGGSRQEEEDEDGEPRKCSHCHVQKTPQWRTGPLGAKTLCNACGVRYKSGRLLPEYRPACSPTFSSDVHSNNHRKVLEMRRKKEIDSPEPDVAPAVQSF encoded by the exons ATGGATTGCGTCGAAGCAAGAGCATTAAAAGGTAGTTTTCGACCAGAGTGTATGGCGGCCTTCATGAAATCCTCTCAGCAACCGTTCCTTGATGATGTCTGGTTTGTAAATGTGCCGAACGGAGTCTCCGGCGACGATTTGTTTGTGGACGAACTACTGGACTTCTCCAACGACGACGTTGAAGAGGGCCCTGCTCAAGAACAGGAAGCAGAGAAGCGCTGCGCCTCTGTTTCTTCCCAAGAAGAACAACCCTTCCAAGATAATTCCAACGCTACCAGTTTTTCCATTTCCGAACTCAGCGTTCCG GCGGACGATTTAGCAGACCTGGAATGGTTATCTCATTTCGTGGAGGATTCTTTCTCGGAATTCTCCGTAGCATATCCATCCTCCTCAAGCCTCATGGAGAAAACAGAGAATGGAAATCAGACCCGGCCTACACCGGAAACGGTGACGGAAACGGTGAAAACCCCTTGTTTCCCGGCACCGGTCCCGTGCAAAGCCAGGAGTAAGCGTTCCAGAACAGGCGGCCGAGTATGGTCCCTGGGGTCGCTTTCTTTTACCGAGTCGTCCTGCAcgtcttcatcgtctatttctTCGACGACGACttcgtcatcatcttcttccacaTCACCATTTGTCTTCGTTGAAAGTGGGCATAACATTGACATGTTTTACTATCTTGGGAAACCACCGGctaagaaacagaaaaagaagaagaataaattggTGGCGGAGGCCGGCGGAAGCcgccaagaagaagaagacgaagatggAGAGCCAAGGAAGTGCAGTCATTGTCATGTCCAGAAGACCCCTCAGTGGAGAACGGGTCCTTTGGGGGCAAAAACACTTTGTAACGCTTGTGGGGTTCGCTACAAATCTGGTCGTTTATTGCCAGAATATCGTCCGGCTTGTAGTCCTACTTTCTCCAGCGATGTCCATTCTAACAACCATCGGAAAGTTTTGGAGATGCGGCGGAAAAAAGAGATAGATTCGCCGGAACCAGACGTGGCTCCGGCTGTCCAAAGCTTCTGA
- the LOC122078541 gene encoding GATA transcription factor 5-like isoform X1 has protein sequence MKKSEMDCVEARALKGSFRPECMAAFMKSSQQPFLDDVWFVNVPNGVSGDDLFVDELLDFSNDDVEEGPAQEQEAEKRCASVSSQEEQPFQDNSNATSFSISELSVPADDLADLEWLSHFVEDSFSEFSVAYPSSSSLMEKTENGNQTRPTPETVTETVKTPCFPAPVPCKARSKRSRTGGRVWSLGSLSFTESSCTSSSSISSTTTSSSSSSTSPFVFVESGHNIDMFYYLGKPPAKKQKKKKNKLVAEAGGSRQEEEDEDGEPRKCSHCHVQKTPQWRTGPLGAKTLCNACGVRYKSGRLLPEYRPACSPTFSSDVHSNNHRKVLEMRRKKEIDSPEPDVAPAVQSF, from the exons atgaaaaaatcAGAAATGGATTGCGTCGAAGCAAGAGCATTAAAAGGTAGTTTTCGACCAGAGTGTATGGCGGCCTTCATGAAATCCTCTCAGCAACCGTTCCTTGATGATGTCTGGTTTGTAAATGTGCCGAACGGAGTCTCCGGCGACGATTTGTTTGTGGACGAACTACTGGACTTCTCCAACGACGACGTTGAAGAGGGCCCTGCTCAAGAACAGGAAGCAGAGAAGCGCTGCGCCTCTGTTTCTTCCCAAGAAGAACAACCCTTCCAAGATAATTCCAACGCTACCAGTTTTTCCATTTCCGAACTCAGCGTTCCG GCGGACGATTTAGCAGACCTGGAATGGTTATCTCATTTCGTGGAGGATTCTTTCTCGGAATTCTCCGTAGCATATCCATCCTCCTCAAGCCTCATGGAGAAAACAGAGAATGGAAATCAGACCCGGCCTACACCGGAAACGGTGACGGAAACGGTGAAAACCCCTTGTTTCCCGGCACCGGTCCCGTGCAAAGCCAGGAGTAAGCGTTCCAGAACAGGCGGCCGAGTATGGTCCCTGGGGTCGCTTTCTTTTACCGAGTCGTCCTGCAcgtcttcatcgtctatttctTCGACGACGACttcgtcatcatcttcttccacaTCACCATTTGTCTTCGTTGAAAGTGGGCATAACATTGACATGTTTTACTATCTTGGGAAACCACCGGctaagaaacagaaaaagaagaagaataaattggTGGCGGAGGCCGGCGGAAGCcgccaagaagaagaagacgaagatggAGAGCCAAGGAAGTGCAGTCATTGTCATGTCCAGAAGACCCCTCAGTGGAGAACGGGTCCTTTGGGGGCAAAAACACTTTGTAACGCTTGTGGGGTTCGCTACAAATCTGGTCGTTTATTGCCAGAATATCGTCCGGCTTGTAGTCCTACTTTCTCCAGCGATGTCCATTCTAACAACCATCGGAAAGTTTTGGAGATGCGGCGGAAAAAAGAGATAGATTCGCCGGAACCAGACGTGGCTCCGGCTGTCCAAAGCTTCTGA